DNA from Scheffersomyces stipitis CBS 6054 chromosome 1, whole genome shotgun sequence:
TGAATATTCAGATTTCACAGCCAGAACCAGATTCAGAACCAGCGCCCAAGCGAGTGCAACTCGGAACTTCCAAAGACAATATCGGTACAGAAACTTCATCTCCTTATATTTTTCTGGACAAGGAAAGACAAGAACGTAGTCGAGATAACCCTGTGATAAATCCTCGCATAAATCGGACTACATTGCATGTTGCTACAGCTGAAGCTATAGGGCCAAATCTTCACGCGAATATAGCACCCATAAATGTAGAAACCTCCTCATCAAGCTTGccagtttcttcagtgaGAGATTCTTTGCCTGTCAGGAGAGTTCTTGCACCATCTGAGATTCTTGTGAATCGATCTCAGATAGGCAATCCGCTTCTCAAGGAATCGTTGATGAGAATCACACCCTGGCGACAGGATAACGATATACTATCAGACTACTATATCAGTCCAATGCTTCAGATCCTTTTCCTTTCGCTCAAGTATCACAAATTAAAGCCAGAGTACGTATGgacaagattgaagaagttaaaTGGAGGCTCATCGTCTGTAAACGTAAATCGTAACGACAAGGTTCTTAGGGTACTTCTTGTGGTGAACGACGTAGATTCCCATCAAGACTTGGTACGTGATCTTTCTGGATTCTGTATCAGGAACGATCTATCCCTTGtaattgcttcttcttttgaagagGCTGGCAATTATGTTGTTCAAGCCAAGAAGTCG
Protein-coding regions in this window:
- the RAD10 gene encoding ssDNA endonuclease and repair protein, coding for MNGSNDNGSADNAVDASSFASILAGVKRMRNQFGGDATEDSSNIQISQPEPDSEPAPKRVQLGTSKDNIGTETSSPYIFSDKERQERSRDNPVINPRINRTTLHVATAEAIGPNLHANIAPINVETSSSSLPVSSVRDSLPVRRVLAPSEILVNRSQIGNPLLKESLMRITPWRQDNDILSDYYISPMLQILFLSLKYHKLKPEYVWTRLKKLNGGSSSVNVNRNDKVLRVLLVVNDVDSHQDLVRDLSGFCIRNDLSLVIASSFEEAGNYVVQAKKSYDAPVKSKGGIRGMRGLDYNSSVLEAMTGIQRINKTDVSNLLANFKSVKEIILQGAHEDSESRLGMIGGLGAAKIRNLRRVFSEPFIYNKQYEKLSEIEKNGEDQEDQKNLNHLQEIDFDSDNFDDSD